A region of uncultured Carboxylicivirga sp. DNA encodes the following proteins:
- a CDS encoding DUF417 family protein, whose protein sequence is MMILAKSFKAISQFIFRYGLALVFIWLGILKFKNAEADYLKDILQNSSLFSWMLKYVTSYTFSLMIAYLQIAIGILLAIKPVAKKLSLFGGLLAVLVLGISLLTLFTSGYVWQAGYGFPELSKLGQSILKDLILFGAAAWCVGDSL, encoded by the coding sequence ATGATGATATTAGCAAAATCATTTAAAGCCATTAGTCAGTTTATTTTCCGATACGGATTAGCACTTGTTTTTATCTGGCTGGGTATTTTAAAATTTAAAAATGCCGAAGCTGATTATCTGAAAGATATACTGCAAAACTCTTCCCTTTTTAGCTGGATGCTTAAATATGTAACTTCATACACCTTCTCTTTGATGATTGCATATTTGCAAATTGCGATTGGTATATTGCTTGCCATTAAACCTGTTGCAAAAAAATTATCGTTGTTTGGTGGATTACTTGCGGTATTGGTTTTAGGAATAAGCCTTTTAACGTTGTTTACATCTGGTTATGTTTGGCAGGCAGGTTACGGTTTCCCTGAATTATCAAAACTGGGACAGAGTATTTTAAAAGATTTAATTTTATTTGGTGCAGCTGCCTGGTGTGTGGGCGATTCATTATAA
- a CDS encoding DUF4271 domain-containing protein — MIQQDTTKVITPGNQLNVGEINISNTNQLRTPVLQIEDHTPRHLTQQQPVFARPKITYQQLTHKDSIYLNLIPAESDNIFDAELSFETELPSKETNLKELTPKIEVVKEEVAQIQPEEEQITVKDTVETITVQPLPNRIKIRSANQFEGSKDWLSGFIILAILIAGLVKLTSGKYLNDIFSSIRYQQSASKLFTTFNVQNQKPGWALSFLFILSTSLLIFEYTMVMGRQPENISHFYFLLVIFGGIIVYSFLKKTIYHFVGFVFDTTTDTKTYIFNAELLNKAFGISMLPIISVVPFVDQLTATFLLKAGLVLFVLMYLVQLLRGVKIILRSPLSIFYMFLYFCALEILPLAILIKIMIL; from the coding sequence ATGATTCAACAGGACACAACTAAAGTAATTACACCAGGCAATCAACTGAACGTTGGAGAAATCAATATTTCTAACACCAACCAGTTGCGCACTCCTGTCCTGCAAATCGAAGATCATACACCAAGGCACCTGACACAACAACAACCTGTTTTTGCTCGACCAAAAATTACATACCAGCAATTAACGCATAAGGATTCAATATATTTAAACCTTATTCCTGCCGAATCGGATAATATATTTGATGCCGAATTAAGTTTCGAAACGGAGTTACCTTCAAAAGAAACCAATCTTAAAGAGTTAACACCTAAAATAGAAGTTGTAAAAGAAGAAGTTGCCCAGATACAACCCGAAGAGGAACAAATAACTGTAAAAGATACTGTTGAAACCATAACGGTTCAGCCATTACCCAACAGGATTAAAATAAGATCTGCCAATCAGTTTGAAGGCTCTAAAGATTGGTTATCCGGCTTTATCATTTTAGCTATTTTAATTGCCGGGCTAGTAAAACTAACATCAGGCAAATACCTTAACGATATCTTTTCGTCCATTCGTTATCAGCAATCAGCCAGTAAATTATTCACTACCTTCAATGTTCAGAATCAAAAGCCAGGATGGGCTTTATCCTTTTTGTTTATACTAAGCACATCGCTTCTAATTTTTGAATATACCATGGTGATGGGTCGCCAACCTGAAAATATTTCTCATTTTTATTTTTTATTGGTGATTTTTGGTGGTATAATTGTGTATTCATTTCTCAAAAAAACAATATACCACTTTGTGGGATTTGTTTTTGATACAACTACCGACACCAAAACATACATTTTTAATGCAGAGCTTTTAAACAAAGCATTTGGAATTAGTATGCTGCCAATTATATCGGTCGTTCCCTTTGTCGATCAACTCACCGCAACCTTCTTATTAAAAGCAGGTTTGGTGCTCTTTGTTTTAATGTATTTAGTTCAACTGTTAAGGGGTGTTAAAATTATTTTACGCTCACCGCTTTCAATATTTTATATGTTTTTGTATTTTTGTGCGCTAGAAATTTTACCCTTAGCGATTTTGATTAAAATCATGATCCTTTAG
- a CDS encoding uroporphyrinogen-III synthase has product MKIKRILVSQPKPSTPKSPYFDLADKSNVKIDFRPFIQVEAVPAKEFRTQKVNILDHTAVIFTSRTAIDHYFRIAEEMRLTIPDTMKYFCISEATAFYLQKYIVYRKRKIFHSTGKFADLVDVVKKHKDETYLVPLSDIHKQEIPTLLNKAKVKYTKAILYRTVSSDLSDLKDVNYDILVFFSPSGIASLLQNFPNFEQNDTKIASFGPATAKAVKDAGLRLDIQAPMPQAPSMTMALEQFIKKYNKGVK; this is encoded by the coding sequence TTGAAGATTAAAAGAATACTGGTTTCTCAACCAAAACCTTCAACGCCCAAGTCGCCATACTTTGATTTGGCGGACAAAAGCAATGTGAAAATCGACTTCCGACCATTTATTCAAGTAGAAGCTGTTCCTGCAAAAGAATTCAGAACTCAAAAGGTTAATATTCTTGATCATACTGCTGTTATTTTTACCAGCCGCACTGCTATTGATCACTATTTCAGGATTGCCGAAGAAATGCGTCTTACGATTCCTGATACAATGAAGTATTTCTGTATCTCAGAAGCCACTGCATTTTATCTTCAAAAATACATTGTGTATCGTAAACGTAAAATCTTCCATTCTACCGGTAAATTTGCCGACCTGGTTGATGTTGTGAAAAAACACAAGGACGAAACATACCTTGTGCCACTTTCGGATATTCACAAACAAGAAATCCCAACTTTGTTGAACAAGGCCAAAGTGAAATACACAAAAGCCATTCTTTATCGCACTGTTAGCAGCGATTTAAGTGACTTGAAAGATGTGAACTATGACATTTTAGTATTCTTCAGCCCATCAGGAATTGCTTCTCTTTTGCAGAACTTCCCTAATTTTGAGCAGAACGATACTAAAATTGCTTCATTCGGACCGGCTACTGCCAAGGCAGTGAAAGATGCTGGCTTGCGTTTGGATATCCAGGCTCCAATGCCTCAGGCTCCGTCAATGACAATGGCCCTTGAGCAGTTCATTAAAAAATACAACAAGGGAGTAAAATAA
- a CDS encoding TIGR00730 family Rossman fold protein produces MGDICVFCASSAKVDQIYLDEAVLLGEILVENEFGLKYGGGAVGSMGAVANKVLELNGRVTGVIPHFMVQVEWEHKGVKNMIHVNTMAERKELLIKDVEAIVVLPGGTGTLEELFEVLSLKKLGQFTQPIILVNTNNYFDALVDFLHKMIDEKFMRPEHGELWHVVNSVKEIPDALKSIPDWDKDAIRFAAV; encoded by the coding sequence ATGGGCGATATATGTGTTTTTTGCGCTTCGAGCGCTAAGGTAGATCAGATTTATCTCGACGAAGCTGTTTTACTGGGTGAAATACTGGTTGAGAACGAATTTGGATTAAAATATGGTGGAGGCGCTGTGGGATCAATGGGTGCAGTAGCTAATAAAGTTCTTGAACTGAACGGAAGAGTAACCGGTGTGATTCCTCATTTTATGGTACAGGTCGAATGGGAACACAAAGGAGTAAAAAACATGATTCATGTAAATACCATGGCCGAGCGAAAGGAACTGCTTATTAAAGATGTAGAGGCCATTGTTGTGTTACCCGGTGGCACCGGCACGCTAGAAGAACTATTTGAAGTATTATCCTTGAAAAAACTGGGCCAGTTCACCCAGCCGATTATTTTGGTTAACACTAACAACTATTTCGATGCATTGGTAGATTTTCTGCACAAAATGATTGATGAGAAATTTATGCGCCCCGAGCATGGTGAGCTTTGGCATGTGGTTAATTCGGTTAAAGAAATTCCGGATGCTTTAAAAAGTATTCCTGACTGGGACAAAGATGCCATTCGTTTTGCAGCAGTTTAA